A genomic window from Montipora capricornis isolate CH-2021 chromosome 8, ASM3666992v2, whole genome shotgun sequence includes:
- the LOC138013710 gene encoding uncharacterized protein translates to MDKSEDTISFAKQEIETVNKGLTKRNCLAFVAQLWDPMGFVSSVSIQMRIALQERWSMVLSWITNSPRKFKPFVSARVAEIQETVDVDKFRYIPSNLNPADASTRENEEIPSNEHQNLECGNDHDILKEMKGMTPKNSLRKEEQHPKSCCVAAALDFKPRNPTLESLLTTCSSFIKVRKVLAYVLRFVHNLRQKSKETGAISVEELRRSETFLYKWAQESLNREDVGKSLTARKDDQGILRAHGQLEKIRTMPAKMRNPIILPHNHKIVLLLLKHLHKERAHCGYKSLTYESRKNFWIIGVQSIAKQLTRNCIVCRKLRQRPLQQLMGQLPNTRAEIEKPAFACTAIDMFGPIQIRLSHKTLKEAQIIIFACMTSRAIHLELVTD, encoded by the exons ATGGATAAATCTGAAGATACTATTTCATTCGCGAAACAGGAAATTGAGACTGTGAACAAAGGCTTAACCAAGAGAAACTGTCTGGCTTTCGTAGCACAACTCTGGGACCCAATGGGATTTGTGTCCTCAGTTTCCATCCAAATGAGAATTGCTTTACAAGAGCGGTGGAGTATGG TTCTGTCTTGGATTACAAATTCACCACGAAAATTCAAACCATTTGTGTCAGCAAGAGTGGCGGAGATCCAAGAAACTGTGGATGTTGACAAGTTTAGATACATTCCCTCAAATCTCAATCCAGCAGACGCATCAACAAGAG AAAACGAAGAAATTCCATCAAATGAACATCAAAACCTTGAGTGTGGAAATGATCACGACatcttgaaagaaatgaaaggcATGACACCAAAGAATAGTCTCAGAAAAGAAGAACAACACCCAAAGAGTTGTTGTGTTGCAGCGGCGCTTGATTTCAAGCCAAGGAACCCCACTCTGGAAAGTTTGTTAACAACATGCTCCTCATTCATAAAAGTTAGAAAAGTCCTTGCTTACGTTCTAAGATTTGTCCACAATTTACGCCAAAAGAGTAAAGAAACAGGAGCAATATCGGTAGAAGAACTTCGAAGATCAGAGACTTTCCTGTACAAATGGGCTCAAGAAAGCCTGAACAGAGAGGATGTTGGAAAGTCATTGACAGCGCGAAAAGATGACCAAGGGATCCTGCGTGCCCATGGACAATTAGAGAAAATTCGCACAATGCCAGCCAAAATGCGGAACCCGATCATCTTGCCGCACAACCACAAGATTGTACTCCTCCTTCTCAAACATCTGCACAAGGAAAGAGCACACTGCGGTTACAAGAGCCTCACTTACGAGTCAAGGAAAAATTTTTGGATCATTGGCGTGCAGAGCATTGCAAAACAGCTCACAAGAAATTGCATCGTTTGTCGCAAGTTACGACAAAGACCTCTTCAGCAGTTGATGGGCCAGCTCCCAAATACACGTGCAGAAATTGAGAAACCAGCTTTCGCCTGCACAGCGATAGACATGTTCGGACCAATACAGATCCGACTAAGTCACAAGACACTGAAAGAAGCGCAGATtatcatttttgcatgtatGACCTCAAGGGCTATTCACTTAGAGCTGGTTACTGACTGA